The Leishmania infantum JPCM5 genome chromosome 19 region GCCATGGCGTGCTTCGCGagctccgccggcagcacaatgcgcaccgccgtctgcaCCTCGCGCGCACCCAGCGTGCGCTTCTTGTTCGCGCGAACAATCGACGCGGCCTCAGTGCAGATGCGCTCCATCACGTCGTTCACGTACGAGTTCACGATCTTCATCGTGCGGTGCGACATCGACATCTGGGCGTTGATCGCCTTCAGCGAGCGGCCCACGTACACGTTCCACGTGCGCTTAGGCTTGCGGTGCGACTTGTGCGGGTTGGAAGCCTTGCGGGAAGAAGCCATGGTGGTGTGAGGGGGGTGGGAGATGTAGTAGAAGGCTTGTCGTATGTAACTTGATGAAGGCACGCGCTGAGAATCTGTCAGTGAAGTGTTCGTTGATTTGGGCAGGAGAGGTAGGCCCGCCAATGGCAGCGAGTGTGCGCGAGAGAAAGTGAAAGCAAGAGAGCGGCGTTGTGTGTTGGACATGTCAGAGCAGCCGTTTCCTATGAAGGGGCACTGCGGCATGCATGGAGTGCGTTCTCTTCCGCAACTctgccccaccaccaccgcataCGAGACGGCCCTCTCACCATGCGACAAACCGGAGCGGGTACgagcggagaaggagggaaaCGGGGTATAAAAGGAAGCAGCTGCAACAGATACGGCGGCGTGCAGCACGAGCGTCTCCAACGCGGCGGTGTCACTTCCCGAGTGGAATGAGTCACAcagtgcagctgctgatgAGCGTATTCAACCAATATGCTAATTTTCCTTTCAAAGACGTGTCACGAGAAAAACACTAAAAAAGtgacgaaaagaaaaagagaggcgaaATGGCGGTCACTCTCGAGGTACAAGACCTTCTCTGCTATCCAAACCTTAGGCGGTGGTCATCTCGGCAAGCAGCTCAGCATGCTCATCCGTCGGATCGCGGCTGGGCTCCGTTTCCGCCCAGAGGTCGGGCGTGAGGAAGCCGTAGGTCTTGCGCAGGGCGTAGAAAGTAGCCATGATCAGGTTGCCGTGCGTGCGGGTCTTGCCACGGGAGCTCGTGTACACGTCCTCGACACCGGCAAACTCGAGGATCTTCTTGGGCACgggggcggcgacgatgccggTACCGCGGGGAGCGGG contains the following coding sequences:
- a CDS encoding histone H2B produces the protein MASSRKASNPHKSHRKPKRTWNVYVGRSLKAINAQMSMSHRTMKIVNSYVNDVMERICTEAASIVRANKKRTLGAREVQTAVRIVLPAELAKHAMAEGTKAVSSASR